The DNA region CTCATCCGGAAGACCTGCATTTGGATAACAACTTACCGCAACTGAAGCCATCCCGGATAGCGAGCGAATATGGTCTCGCATGAATTCCGGACCTGTAGCACAGTTTAGTCCCACTGAAATTGGGTTAAGGTGTTCTAGGGATATATAAAAGGCCTCAATGTTCTGACCAGCTAGTGTTGTACCCATCGGTTCGATCGTTCCTGAGATCATCAAAGGAAGCTTGATACCACTTTGCTCGAATGCTTGTTGAATTCCAATGCTTCCTGCTTTTACATTAAGAGTATCTTGTGAGGTTTCGAGCAGCAGCGCATCAACGCCTCCCTCAATTAAAGCGAGCGCTTGCTCGAAATAACTGTCGATGAGCTCCTGAAACGTTACTCCGCCTGTTACAGAAAGCGTTTTGGTTGTAGGTCCCATGGCACCCACCACATAACGCGGAGACTCCGGTGTCGAAAATCGATCCACGGCTGCTTTTGCAATTCTGGCTGCTTCGAGATTGATTTCACGTGCACGGTCTTGAATGTCGTATTCAGCAAGTACAACAGATGTTGCACCAAACGTATTCGTCTCAATTAAATCTGCACCGGCTTCCAGATATTCTTCATGAATACGCTGGATTAGCTCTGGACGTGTAAGTACAAGCATTTCATTACATCCGTCGAGGTCTTCTCCGCCAAAATCTGCGCCTGTGAGATCAACCTGTTGAATCATGGTCCCCATTGCACCGTCGAGGATTAATATTCGTTGTTTTAATGCATCATGTAGGCTAAGCTTATCCAATATCGTCACCCCCGCAAAACGTTAAATCTTAGTTTAACAGAAACTACCTTAATGTGAAAGATCGGTTTTGGTCCGTCACGTGGCGGGTTTATATGAATGTGAGATGATTTGCGAATCGACAAAAACAGAACATTCCGATATAATAGCAATTAAACCAAGTGGAAAAGAGGGGAAGAACATGGCTGAAATTGTAATCCGTAATACGAACGAACGTATCACTGGAGACGAAAATGTTCGAAATTTCTTAAACAAATATGAAGTATTATATGAAAAATGGGACGCGTCCAAATTAAACACAGATCTACAAAATAACTTTGGACTCACGGATGAACAAAAAGAAGAAGTACTCAAAACATATGACTATGAAATCAGAGATTTGGCCGCACGTCGCGGGTACCAAATATGGGATGTAATTACGTTGTCTGAACAAACTCCAGACATTGAAGAGAAGCTTGCCAAATTTGAAGAAATTCATACGCATGCTGAAGATGAAATCCGTGCAATTGTAGCCGGCAAAGGAATCTTTGTCATCAAAGCTACAGATGATGTAGGTTACTTTAATGTAGAATTGTCTCCTGGAGACGTTATCTCGGTACCTGAGAATACGCCACACTTCTTCACATTAATGGAGAACAAACAAATCATTGCGGTGCGCCTGTTTATTGAAAAAGATGGCTGGATCGCAGACCCTTACCCGGATCCTACTTTTATTAAACAAGCATAATCAGCAAATTCTAATATGTGCTCAACAAACCCCTGTCCATTTCGAACAGGGGTTTCTTCATATTGAGATCGTATACAACATTTGATATTCATATAAAATAATGCGGATATTTTGCTTTCATCTTCTCTTGTTCCACAACAACAAGTCTGAGATGTGCTTCCATAACCTGAACAGCTTGATCCGTCTTACGTTCCGTGATGAGCCGGTAAATCTCTTTATGTTGTGAAATAATTACCTCCGCATCGGAATCTTCAGACAGCCGTAATAAACGAAGGCGATTAAAGGGAATATTCAATTGCTGCAACATTTTCCACGTTCTCATTTTCCCTGTGCCCTGAAACAATATCTGGTGAAACTCTTCATCCAGTTCAAAAAGACGATAGAAATTATTTTTCCCTATACATACTTCCTGCATGGCAATATTGGTTTCGAGTCTGAATCTGAATTCTTCCGGAAAAGATGCACAAGCCAGTGTGACAATTTCCTTCTCCATTTTCTCTCTCATAAACCGGCCTTCTTCAACATGCTCCAAATTAATATGGGAGACAATGGTTCCACTCTGTGGGATGATATCAAGTAATTCTTCTTCAGCAAGCTTCATGAACGCTTCACGTACTGGTGTTCTGCTTACTTGCAATTCATCCGCAATTTCCTTCTCGGAAATCTTTGTACCGGGCTCAAGTTCAAGGTGCAGAATTCGTTCCTTTATCAGATGGTATGAATAAGCCCGGGTCGAACCTCTAATCTTTTGATTAAGTGACATTCCTTAACCTCTTCCTCTCAGCCGTATTCCTCCATATTAGCACAATTTGCCGCTCCACTAAAATCTTCTCAGTGAAACGGCAATTGAGCAAACTTCAGTTTACAACTATTGTTGCTTACTTTCTTTGTACTTCTTATACGTGTCGTTGGCAAGCTGCATATATTGAGACAATCCTTGGCTCTCCAATTCTTTTACAAATGCATCAAACTCGGTAAGACTGCGTTCTCCCAGAATAAATTTAAGGGTATTTTGATCCGAGAAATCTTTGAGTGGTGTGCTAAGCAATGTCACCTGTTCACGATCGATATCAGAGTAAGGAATTGGTGGCTCAGCAGGAATCACTTCTTTTGTATCTTTCATGTCTTGTTGGAATTTCAGTTCTTCCTCACTAAACATGGATTGCAGCAAATCTGTCGTGCCTCCATAGGCAAACACACCACCAGAGAAGCCGTAATCTATACGCAAATCTTTCGTGCCCTTCGGATTCAATCCGTTATAATTCACGTCTTCTGCCAGTTTACGAACGCCATCCTTTTTGGTGAAGGTTTCCCCTTCAACACCCCATTTGGCAAATTCCTGACCTTCATCACTATAGTATAACCAATCAATAAATTGCAGGATTGCTTTAAAATTGTCACTGTCTTTAACTTTCCCGGAAATCATGACACCGTTTTCAAGTCTGGAGCCAGACATCAGCTGGCCTTTTGGACCACCAGGGACTGTAATTTTGGCGATGGAGAAATTCTCTTCTCCCAACGTTTTGTTCATGTCATTGCGGTGCAGAACTAACGTTTGCGAGTTACCATTAATCATGAAGGATTTTCCCGAAACAAATTTTTGAGTAGCCTGGTCATCGTCCTGGGTGAAACTTTCCTTATCCAGAAGTCCTTCGGATACCAGTTTGTTAAAGTAAGTCAACATATCTTTATATTCCGGTGTTGTAGCCGTGTACACAAATTCATCCTTGTCTGCCTTGTACGTCAGACCATTACCAAATCCCCATCCGGCTTTTGTCCCAAAGCCAATAGCTGCAATACCCAGCGTACTATTGAACTTGAACCGATCTGAGAATGGGATGGAATCCGGGTAAATCTCCTTCAGCTTTTTGGCTGCACTATACAATTCATCCCATGTCTTTGGAATGGCAATGTTATTTTTTTCGAAAATATCAGTTCTAACAATGAGCGTATAATCCGGCCAAACCTCTTCATGTAAACCTGGAAGCACATAATATTTCCCATCTTCTTGCCGAAGGCCCTCAAGTTCATCCTGAAGTCCCCATTTCTCTACTTTATCCTTGAAATTAGGCATCAAGTCAATATAATCACTCACTGGCAAAATCGCACCAGAGGATACAAAAGCAGATTCTTCACCCGGATAGGTTTTTGGAATAACCAGCGGTGCATCTCCTGAGCTGATGAGAAGGGATCTTTTCTGGGAATAGTCACTCATTGGAACGATAGTTGGGTCCAACGTGACACCGGTTTTTTCCGTGATTTTTTGGAACAGAAGCCAATCCTTCTTGTACGGATATGCTGGCTGGTCACTGTAAAGGATAGATAGATTAAATGGCTCAGTGGCTTTAAATGTCTCTCCAACACCATAAGATTCCATTGCCCCCTTGGATTCTGGTTCGACTTTCTCTCCACCAGTTCCGCTGCTACATGCTGCCAGAACGACACTCATCATTGTTGCCAATACCATCTTGCCTACCAGCTTACGTGGTCTCTGTTTCATTTAATTCTCCCCCTGCATGTGGTTTAGATTGGCCTTACCATCAAGATGTTGAACTATATCGGATTAGGATTACTGCTTAACAGATCCCAACATGATACCGGTTACAAAGTACCGTTGAACAAATGGATAAATCGTAAGAATAGGCAAAATGGTCAGTACCATCGTGACCGATTTAATATTCGCAGAAATTTGAGTCAAACTGTCTGCTGAAGCACCAGCCGAAGCACCACCAGTCGCACCTGCAATCATATTGCGCAAGTAGATTGTAACGGGGAACAGTTCCTTTTTGTCGAGATACAGGAAGGCTGGAAACCAGGAATTCCAGTGCCCTACAGCGTAAAATAGAACCATTGTTGCCATGACAGCTTTACTCAGTGGTAGAATGATCCGTAACAAAATACCATACGTATTCAAACCATCGATAGCTGCCGCTTCCTCAAGCTCTTCAGGCATGTTTTCGAAGAATGATTTCATTATTAGCATGTTATAAATACTGATTGCACCAGGGACAACCAATGCCCACATCGTATTATTGAAACCCAGAGAATTAATTAGGACATAGTTTGGAATCAAGCCGCCACTGAAAAACATGGTGAACACCGCGAACATCGTCAGAAACTTGCGTCCCATTAATCTTTTTTTGGATAAGGCATAAGCAAAAATGGTTGTCATGAACATAGAAATCAAAGTACCTACAACAGTATATATAATTGTATTTTTATAATTGGTCCAGAACATGTTGTCACGAGAGATCGTCTTGTAGGTTTCTACATTAAAGCCTCTGGGAATAATGCTTACCTTGCCTGAATTGATATAAGCCTCGCTACTGAAGGATTGGGCCACGACATTCAGAAATGGATAGAGTGTGATGAACACCACAAGCAACAAAAAGATGGCATTGAACACTTTAAATACTTTGTATGATTTTGATTCCAACATATTGCTCCTCCTTTACCACAAGCTTCGTTGTGTCAATCTCCGTGAAATTGCATTAACCGAGAATACCAGGATCAGTCCAATAATGGATTCAAATAAACCAATGGCGGTTGCGTAGCTGAAGTTGCTTGATTGCAAACCTACACGGTACAAATAAGTGGAAATCACGTCAGATGTCTCGTAGATCAGCGGATTGTAAAGGAGTAAGATTTTCTCAAATCCAACTGCAAGAAAATTACCCATGTTCAGGATCAGCAACGTAACAATGGTAGGCAAAATGCCCGGTATGGTTACATGGATGGTTTGCTTCCAACGATTCGCACCATCGATTCGTGCAGCTTCATACAAAGAATCATCAATTGTTGTCAACGCAGCCAAGTATAGAATTGCTCCCCAACCCATACCCTGCCAGACCTCAGAGGTGATATAAATTGTTCTGAACCATTCAGCGCGCTGCATGAAAGGAATACTGTCTCCGGTAAAAAATGAAACCAATCCATTAATCGATCCATTGACTGCTGTTAATTGCAGAACCATTCCGGCAACGATGACGATGGACAAGAAGTGTGGAAGATAAGATGCGGTCTGCACAAACTTTTTGAATCGTTTACTTTTCACCTCATTCAACAGCAATGCAAAAATGATCGGAACGGGGAAGGTGAAAAGTAACGCGAGTCCACCAAGCATAAGCGTATTTCCAAATACCTTCCAAAAGGTTGGGTCCTGGATGAACATCTGAAAATACCTGAATCCAACCCACGTCTCTCCGAAAATACTGCCTCCGGGTACGAACCGTCTAAAGGCGATAATGTTACCGAGCATCGGACCGTATTTAAAAATAATAAGATAGATAATTGGAAGGATTAACAGTGAGTACAACTGCCAATCTTTGCGAAGTAAAGCTGCAGCCGTTCTTAACCTGCTTTCTTTGCGTACAGAGGTCATCGTTAGCGTGGTTTTAGCGGTTTCCGACTCCATATATTATTTCACTCTCCGTTCCTTGGCTTGATAAAATAAAAGCGTTTTCGATTTCAATTCTTTCTTTGGATCTTTATCTTTTGTAGAAGACTACCTTGATGAACTTCCCCCCCACTGCGGAATAAACTAAAAAACAGATAATGTAAGCGATCTCAATTATGGTAATCATAAGGGATTTAGGTCAGTTAAGATGCTTAACGTCATTTTGGTACTAGCATTACCTGTTATATCTCCAAAACAAAACAGTTCCCTTTAATTATGTAAAGCGCTTACAATCAATATCAAAACAATAGCGAATAACTTTCGCTTCCACTTCATTCGAGTAAGTCAACAGATATCCGCTAAATCCAACCGCATACTAGTCATACTAGTATGTTAGTTATATTCTAAAGCAGCCGTTCTATAATTTCAATAACTTTTACTAAAAAAAATTATGATTACGTTAATGCGTTATAATCAATCTTTCCGAAAACAAAAAAACATTGTTAGGTTCATGGATGAAAAACATCTCATGGAACCTAACAATGTTTGGACAGAACACAAAAATACGATTTATGATGCACTAATTGAGAATTCAGCAATGATGCGTTCCAATTCAGATAAATGCTTGATTTCATGGTCAGGCACATACGATTCGGTATTCACTTTATTCTCACGGTTAATCCAAACAGACTTAATGCCAGCTGACAACGCTCCACGAATGTCCGTTGTCAGCTTATCGCCAACCATCACACTTTCCTGAGGCTTCACTCCAAGCCTGCTCAAAGCATGCTTGAAGATCGAAGGGTCAGGTTTTCCTTTACCAAAATTACCCGAGATAATAATTTCATCAAAAAAGGGAGCTAATTCAGGAACACCATCAAGCTTCTCCTGTTGTAATGCAGGACACCCGTTAGTTAAAAGCAAAAGCTTGAACTTTCCTTGTAGATGACTTAACGTCTCCATCGTTTCTTCATAGACATGGGGTCTCGATCTCCGCTCTGCCCCGAATTGCGAGGCGAGTCGTTCTGCCAGATCTTCGCGATCAATACCGAGCTTTAACAATCCACGATGCCATGATTCTTTACGATATGCAGGTGCAAGTTGTTCCAATTGGCGGAATTCCGGCTGATCTCCACCCGTAAAGTTAGCCCAAAGACCTTCAAACGGGTTGATTCCAATCATTTTGGTAAACGAAAAGGTTTCATAGGATTCATACAAATTACGTGCCTCATTACGAACTGCTTCTTCAAGTTCTTCAGGTTTAACCCCTGTCTCTTGCGCTGCGATCAGGCAAGTCTCATGAAATGCCTCACGAACACTGCGCTCATCCCACAGCAAAGTATCATCCAGGTCGAACAAAATCGCTTTTAACGCCATTTCGGTCATCTTCCCCTTTATGCAATAATTACTTTTTCTCGTATGTTTCCACAGTGATCTGATGTGCTTTGGCGAATTTCAGAAGACGTTCAGTGATTGCATCGGTATCATAACGATTGAGTAGTTTGGTAAATACCCATCTCTTGCCTCGTGCATTATGCTCAATAACAACCGTGCCTGGCTCAATTCTGAATTTCACAATATCATCGACTCCAATTGAACGCTCACGGTTTCCTTTAGTCGTCAAGATTCGGTTACTTCCTATCTTGATATAAGGTCGACGAAGCATGAAGATAACTGCCAAAAATACATACAGCAGCATCGTCACCCAATCCCAAGTGGTCATCGGAGCTTTGACAAGAAACGTACTCATAAAGAGATACAGGAATGCGAGTCCGATCAGAAAAATAGGAAACAGAAGGCTGCGTCCTTTAAATACGTCCTCACCTGGTGTACCTGAAATCGGTTGACCGTTCTTTTTACGTTGCTGGTTCAACTGCTTTGAATTTTTCCGAACCGTTCTCTCGAACGAACGCGACATGAGAATCCCCCTTAGATGTTCTTTGTATCGGCTTACATCATTGCAAACCAATGTTCCCCCTATAATTTGCATTCTCTAAATAACAGGAAGAAACCTAAATATCATAATGATATCATTAGGTTTCCTTAATGTTTGAGTTTGCCTTGGTGGCCTTGATCGTTCTCATCATCTACAATTTCAATCGAATCCAATTGCTGTCTGAAATTGCTGCGAATGTTATTCAAATAGATTTCTCTAAGCTTGGCACGTTCAGTGAGCTCTTCCTCTGTCAAGCCAGTGGATTTTTGCTTACGGGCCAATTCATTAATACGTGCTACCAGACTATCTATATCCAAGCTTGTCCCCTCCAAAAATACAAAGTCATATTAACTTTGACATGATAAAGGCTGCTTGTCAAGTTGATACGCGTTTATGCGTATAGATATGCAATTTACTCAGTGAATTGAGGCAGTATAAGCACTTGCCCTACCTGTATTGAAGTCGACTGAAGTTGATTCACTTTCTTAATTGCTTCTATATATATACGTGTATCCATACTTTCCGGTTTGTGATCCAATGATATACTCCAAAGCGTATCACCTTGCGAAACTACCGTCTTCCCGCCAGGTAAAAGGTTGTTCTCATTGCCTGCAAATACAGTAAGTACTGTGCTGCATCCAATAAATATGATTAAAGATACGATTACTAATTTCAACATCCATGTTGGTGTTTTGCCTTTTGTAAATACCTTCTTGAAGTTCCCTATGTTTGTTTTAACCAATTCTGTATTAACCGGTTCGTAAATGCTTTGATAAGTAGAATATCTCATAATTATTAACCTCCAAACGTTTGTTCCTATCTGTTGAAACCAATATAACACGAACATTTGTTTTGTTCAATAACTTTTTAGAACAATTGTTCGCTTTTTTTTATTTGTAGATAACCTCTTATCTCTTTCTTCTATAATATGAAAACTTTCATTTGCAGTATTTGAATAGATAGACAGAAAAAAATCATGTTAATTTGCAAAAAAACATTGATTTTATGCCTTATTATTTAGAACTTATGTTTGTACGAACGGAGGTTCTATGTTATAATTTTCCCAAACGTTACTAAAATGGGGTTGATACGGTATGTCGAAGATATCCAGCAGGCAACAGGCTATTCTGGAATTTATACGTAATGAAGTCCGGTTGAAGGGGTATCCTCCTTCCGTACGCGAAATTGGTGAAGCTGTTGGATTGGCTTCCAGCTCTACAGTACATGGACATCTGGATCGTTTGGAGAAGAAAGGTCTCATAAGACGGGACCCGACCAAACCAAGAGCCATTGAACTTCTAAGCCAGGAAGAGTCAGAGCATTCACATCAGTTTGCTCACAGTGTCGCTCGTATTCCTATTGTTGGTAAGGTTACTGCTGGGGTTCCAATTACAGCAACAGAGAACATCGAAGATTACTTCCCTCTTCCTACGCATTATGTAGGTGAGCAAAAAGTATTTATGCTTTCGGTTGTGGGAGACAGTATGGTTGAAGCAGGCATTGTTAACGGAGACTATGTTATCGTACGTCAGCAGCAAACTGCGGATAACGGCGATATCGTTGTAGCCATGACTGAAGACGATGAAGCTACGGTGAAGACGTTCTACAAGGAGAAAGATCATATTCGTCTTCAACCAGAGAATGCGACCTTTGAACCTTTGCGTTTGAAACACGTCAGTATTCTGGGTAAAGTCATTGGCCTTTTCCGTGATATTCATTAATAGGATTGTAGTTCGTCCGTTAGTTCGTATCATAAGAAATACGCAAAGAGGTTGCCCTGTTCATCAGGACAACCTCTTTGTCTGCGTACTGCTTATTATGATTTATTTGCTGCGTTTGGGCACGCTCTTATGCTGTGAGAACACATCGAAACACAGCTGACCGTGGTAAGAACCCATTCCACTTTCTCCTACTCCGCCAAACGGGAGATAATGTGATGTCATATGAGACAACGTATCATTAATACAACCGCCACCGAAAGATACTTGGTTCAAAACCTGATTTTGGAAAACCTCATCCTGAGTGAAGAGATATAATGCCAGTGGTTTTGGACAACGAATAATCTCCTCTAGTCGGGTTAAGATCACTATATTTAAACACAGGAAGAATTGGACCAAAGATCTCTTCTTGCATAACAGGTGACTTCCAATCCACTTCACCCAGTACTGTTGGTTCAATGAACAGTTGATCACGTTTAGAACGCCCACCGATCAATGTTTTGCCATCTTGGATACGGAAATCCGGCTTGTTTTGTAAATTTTCGGAAGAGGTGTGCTTTAACCTTACAACACTATTTGACAAGACGGGCATTTACCCAATCGGCATGGTCACTATTTATACCATCTCCACTATCTGTTACTTTAAGTTTTAGCTCATTCTTTCCGGAAAGATTAACGTTTACCTCTTTTGCCGCTGTATTTCTATTCATCACACCACTGGAAAATACAACTTGATTGTCTACAACAACTTGGAACTCCACAGTACCTACAGAACCTACATCACCATCTACCCCGACTAGCGCGGTAAAGGATGTGTACTTCCCATCCAGTTTGTAAACAATTTCACTGTTAGCATGTGTGCCCAAACCTTTGGTATAGGTCTTGTCATTTAACTTAAGTGTATTTCCATCAGCATTACGATCTTTTTGAATTGTTCCCCAACCTGTTGTGGCAGAAAACCAATCAATATCGCTGAGATACGTTGTTACAGGTGTTATTGGATCGGTTTCAAAGATTTTAATCTCACTTGCAGAGGCAAAACCATTTGTTCCACCTCCTTGAGGTACTTCAAGGCGAACATATTTAGCAAGCGTAGGTGTGAAAGTTACTGTCTTTTCTGTTTTGTCCTTTGCCCAAGTGCCTGTTGCAACCTGAGAGAAGGATACCCCATCAAGACTTGTGAGAATTTTATAATTTGTAATAATACCATTTTCTTCACTTTGACGTGGTAAATATGTCAGCTTGTTGAAAGTTAGCGGAGTTGCATACTTTGCTGTAATATTGAAAGGAAATTGATTTTGCTTAGACCATTCACTGTGCCAGATACTATTTGTATTTCCATCAAATGCATTTATTGCGGTATTATTAGCACTTGAAGTCTCTTGGCTATTTGTTGTTACCCCAATGATACTTTTTACCTTATCCATTCCATCAGTCGGTTTAATGATGTTATATTCTGACCCAAACCAAATTGGTGCAGTTAGAAGAGGTAAATTCAATGAGTTAATCTTGTTTCGTGTTTCATTTGTTGCAGACAAACCCCATTTATCAAAGAATGGCGTCAAATCATAGTGAGCTACTTTTGAAGTGTTTAGAATAAATGCCTGTTTTTTCTGATCATTTGTAGTTGGCAAATCAGCTTTTGCCGTCTCACGATATAATCGGTGTAAATCTGGGTAGAAGTTATCACCAAAAGCAAGATTAAGTTGCCATAACATTTCTAATTTTGAATTAGAGTCTGAAAAATTCTTGGTTGGCTGATCTACAAACGTGAAAGCAGTAAAGTACTCGAATGGTGACCTTGCAGTCTCAGTAGATTTAAGAACCTTCTTAGCAGCTAGAGAATATAGATTTACGGTCACCTCACCCATCTCATCCCAAGTCCAGGGTCCTTGTTGCCTCAAATGACCTGCCTCATGATACTGCCCCCAACCCATTCTTGTAAGGTCTAAAGAATCTGCATTTGCTCCAGTACTTGTAGGCATAATCGCCCCATCCCAAGTTGCATATGCATATGCTCCGCCTGTGTAGTTTGGTTGTTCAATAATGCCAATCAAATGTTTATCTAAATGATGTCTAGGATCAGAATCAGAATTTGATAGTCCAGAAATTTTATCCTGTGCTGCTATAAACGTATCATAAGTCTGTAAAACAGGAACTGGGTCTTGATTCAAGATATGGTCTCTAGCAGAAGCATACGTGAAGACTAAGAGAGCTTTTTCTGATTGAAGAACAACAGAGGGTGCATCAGGATAAGCATTCATCATTTCCTGCCAATCCGCTTTTGTGTTCTTGCCTAATACAAAGAATGGAACTGGACTCCCCCCACTCACTACATTTACATTAATACTACCTTCATTGTTGCTGTTATCAAAAGACAACAAACCGCCATTTGGTGAGGAAATTGTGTTTATACCTGCTTGTAATGGATACTGAATCGCCCACTCTTGATCATGACGATGTGTCCCAATAACCGCTGTAATTGGTTTGTTACCTATAACTTCAATCTTAATTTGTTCATTAGCTTTTGCATATAGACCTGTTGGCTGAAATATTTTTCGCGCATCTGCATACCCCGCCGCTCTGCGCTCTCGCTCACCTTCCGCCCATATATCTCCAAGAGCTTTTACTTCAATATTTCGCTGAACAACAAGATTACTTTGCTGCGTGATGGCTGCCTCTGGCGGTGTAATAGCTGCCTCTGAAGTTTCGGGTAGTACTTCAGATGCCGAGACAGGTGCTACAACTGCTGTTGCTGTTACCAACATAAGAGATAAAACCTGAAGTGACTTCTTAAATTTCCTCATAAAATCCTCCTAATATATTTTAATTTATGCATAGCTAGCATTTAAATGCTGGCATATCCACCTTGGTAAGTATTCAATAGATTTCAGACAAACCAGACCCTGCTTTATTACATTTTCAACAAATTATTTTCCGACTTTTGCAGCTTAACTCCATACAAACCCTTGATATAGCTGGGCTAACCAGAGTTCCATTTTTGTAGTTGGACGAAAAACAGTCGTATAGTTTACTTTTTGGCTTGAGACATTTCAAGAATAGACTCATGAGTTGTTGAAGTGCCGTCTGGAAGTCCAGATTGCGGACTTCGTCAGCAAAGAGAAAAAAAGACATGCGAGTTTTCGTTCATCACCCGATTCACGTCGCTCATCACGAAGCAGTAGGGTTTGCGTATACCAGCCATCCATGTACCTGTAGTCAACTATGAACCTTGCATGCAAAGCCTGGTCCAACATGGGTACAGCTCCATCCATAATTTGGAAGTAAACTTCCGGTTGTACCCGTTGCTTCGTTTGGGTAGATTCGAAGCCATTTCGCAAAAACGATTGGTCAGTTAGCCGATAAAAGCATGACAAAATCGAGCGGAGCGAAGCTAAAACCGCCTAAGCCAACCGGCGTAATCACCGTTATTAAATAAACACCATTAATCCTATTTCTCCTATTACATTTTTATTCTCATTTTAATTACATAAATTTAATTATAAATATTTTATTACTATATTTTCTATATTCAATCCCGCAAAACGAGCAAGATCCCATTGTTCTTCATACAAGAACATTGATCTGACTTACGGCATATCTAAAGTCACCGTAGCACCCCGGTAATTACTGTTAGTATCT from Paenibacillus sp. JNUCC-31 includes:
- a CDS encoding cupin domain-containing protein, encoding MAEIVIRNTNERITGDENVRNFLNKYEVLYEKWDASKLNTDLQNNFGLTDEQKEEVLKTYDYEIRDLAARRGYQIWDVITLSEQTPDIEEKLAKFEEIHTHAEDEIRAIVAGKGIFVIKATDDVGYFNVELSPGDVISVPENTPHFFTLMENKQIIAVRLFIEKDGWIADPYPDPTFIKQA
- a CDS encoding GntR family transcriptional regulator, yielding MSLNQKIRGSTRAYSYHLIKERILHLELEPGTKISEKEIADELQVSRTPVREAFMKLAEEELLDIIPQSGTIVSHINLEHVEEGRFMREKMEKEIVTLACASFPEEFRFRLETNIAMQEVCIGKNNFYRLFELDEEFHQILFQGTGKMRTWKMLQQLNIPFNRLRLLRLSEDSDAEVIISQHKEIYRLITERKTDQAVQVMEAHLRLVVVEQEKMKAKYPHYFI
- a CDS encoding ABC transporter substrate-binding protein, with product MKQRPRKLVGKMVLATMMSVVLAACSSGTGGEKVEPESKGAMESYGVGETFKATEPFNLSILYSDQPAYPYKKDWLLFQKITEKTGVTLDPTIVPMSDYSQKRSLLISSGDAPLVIPKTYPGEESAFVSSGAILPVSDYIDLMPNFKDKVEKWGLQDELEGLRQEDGKYYVLPGLHEEVWPDYTLIVRTDIFEKNNIAIPKTWDELYSAAKKLKEIYPDSIPFSDRFKFNSTLGIAAIGFGTKAGWGFGNGLTYKADKDEFVYTATTPEYKDMLTYFNKLVSEGLLDKESFTQDDDQATQKFVSGKSFMINGNSQTLVLHRNDMNKTLGEENFSIAKITVPGGPKGQLMSGSRLENGVMISGKVKDSDNFKAILQFIDWLYYSDEGQEFAKWGVEGETFTKKDGVRKLAEDVNYNGLNPKGTKDLRIDYGFSGGVFAYGGTTDLLQSMFSEEELKFQQDMKDTKEVIPAEPPIPYSDIDREQVTLLSTPLKDFSDQNTLKFILGERSLTEFDAFVKELESQGLSQYMQLANDTYKKYKESKQQ
- a CDS encoding carbohydrate ABC transporter permease — protein: MLESKSYKVFKVFNAIFLLLVVFITLYPFLNVVAQSFSSEAYINSGKVSIIPRGFNVETYKTISRDNMFWTNYKNTIIYTVVGTLISMFMTTIFAYALSKKRLMGRKFLTMFAVFTMFFSGGLIPNYVLINSLGFNNTMWALVVPGAISIYNMLIMKSFFENMPEELEEAAAIDGLNTYGILLRIILPLSKAVMATMVLFYAVGHWNSWFPAFLYLDKKELFPVTIYLRNMIAGATGGASAGASADSLTQISANIKSVTMVLTILPILTIYPFVQRYFVTGIMLGSVKQ
- a CDS encoding ABC transporter permease, coding for MTSVRKESRLRTAAALLRKDWQLYSLLILPIIYLIIFKYGPMLGNIIAFRRFVPGGSIFGETWVGFRYFQMFIQDPTFWKVFGNTLMLGGLALLFTFPVPIIFALLLNEVKSKRFKKFVQTASYLPHFLSIVIVAGMVLQLTAVNGSINGLVSFFTGDSIPFMQRAEWFRTIYITSEVWQGMGWGAILYLAALTTIDDSLYEAARIDGANRWKQTIHVTIPGILPTIVTLLILNMGNFLAVGFEKILLLYNPLIYETSDVISTYLYRVGLQSSNFSYATAIGLFESIIGLILVFSVNAISRRLTQRSLW
- a CDS encoding HAD family hydrolase; translated protein: MALKAILFDLDDTLLWDERSVREAFHETCLIAAQETGVKPEELEEAVRNEARNLYESYETFSFTKMIGINPFEGLWANFTGGDQPEFRQLEQLAPAYRKESWHRGLLKLGIDREDLAERLASQFGAERRSRPHVYEETMETLSHLQGKFKLLLLTNGCPALQQEKLDGVPELAPFFDEIIISGNFGKGKPDPSIFKHALSRLGVKPQESVMVGDKLTTDIRGALSAGIKSVWINRENKVNTESYVPDHEIKHLSELERIIAEFSISAS
- a CDS encoding DUF896 domain-containing protein, translating into MDIDSLVARINELARKQKSTGLTEEELTERAKLREIYLNNIRSNFRQQLDSIEIVDDENDQGHQGKLKH
- a CDS encoding LysM peptidoglycan-binding domain-containing protein; this encodes MRYSTYQSIYEPVNTELVKTNIGNFKKVFTKGKTPTWMLKLVIVSLIIFIGCSTVLTVFAGNENNLLPGGKTVVSQGDTLWSISLDHKPESMDTRIYIEAIKKVNQLQSTSIQVGQVLILPQFTE
- the lexA gene encoding transcriptional repressor LexA, yielding MSKISSRQQAILEFIRNEVRLKGYPPSVREIGEAVGLASSSTVHGHLDRLEKKGLIRRDPTKPRAIELLSQEESEHSHQFAHSVARIPIVGKVTAGVPITATENIEDYFPLPTHYVGEQKVFMLSVVGDSMVEAGIVNGDYVIVRQQQTADNGDIVVAMTEDDEATVKTFYKEKDHIRLQPENATFEPLRLKHVSILGKVIGLFRDIH
- a CDS encoding aldehyde dehydrogenase family protein, with protein sequence MILTRLEEIIRCPKPLALYLFTQDEVFQNQVLNQVSFGGGCINDTLSHMTSHYLPFGGVGESGMGSYHGQLCFDVFSQHKSVPKRSK